The stretch of DNA GAACCTGTTCGTAAAAGGTGCCTTCAACACAGTTTTGTTGCCGTCTTACCTGTGTATAAGCGTTCAGCTTCTGGTGTGTagcagaaggaggtgaagtTGAGGAACAAATAATGGAGACTTGCAGCAGACTCCGTGCCTCAAGCAAAAAAGATGATCCAGCAGAGGATCGAACTCTGAGCCTCCTCGGCACTCGTAGATTGAAGCCACTTTGTGAGCGAGACGTGATAACCATTACACCACTAGACCGGGGGTGAAGATCAGAGCCCGTATTGTCGTATTCAAAGTTAAAAATGGGGATTTTTTATATTCAGAAGTGTgtgatttattgaacgccaataacccggcttactacagtaggtatatagctgtaatgaatcattagaataaaaaaaaatccgCCTCAAAGTAGCTGAAATGTATCCCTAGAATAATGAGGGGAAAAAACTGATAAATCAGGTGAAATACGGCATTTAGGGACAGGTAAGAGTTCAATTGAATTTATGTCGTATTATTTAAGCTGTCGGAGAAAACTTGTGTGCTTTTTTGTATGGTTTTCGTGACTGTGTACATTTCTGTACCCCTGATTCCGAACATCTTATACTGACACAAGACATTGGAGATAAATCATACAGTATAAAGTAGCTACGtcttacttgtacagtgcTTTTAATTACAATATGCCCCACTATACATACATGTGATTCATTTTATAAACCCCTCCTCAGGCTAATTACTTCTAATGCGTTTCGTATATATTATCTATGGAATTACAAGAGCAATGAAAGATCCCATAGGCTACTCAAAAGAGCCCCCAGAAATCCACCTGTTGAGCATATCGAGAGATGTCTCAGGCTGATCGTGAGGAACCATATGGCCAGCATCAAACACTCGTAGGAAGGTCAGCTCGCCGGACTGCTTCACCTCGCCAGCAGCAATGTCCTTACCGTCAACGTTGGCATGCCATCTCTTGATAGGAGCTTCGGAATACTCCTTGGCTCCCTTCCACTCCAGTTTGTCAGACCATGCCTTGTTTCCTAGCCAGTTGCATCGGAAATCCTTGTCACCGGAGTAGAGCAGAACTGGAAGACCACTGTCGAGAAGATCAGCCACATCGTACTGAAAGGGCAGCTCGTAGTCGCCGTTGAGGCCGAACTCGTTGCCAACAGAGCCTCTACATCCAACATGCTCGATATCCTTGACACCAAGAACAGTCTGGACATGTTCATCGTTGAGGTAAGACTCAATGGCAATgttctcgtcctcgtaACAGCCAGTCTTGGAGCACACGTCTCGGATATCGTAAGCATTTCGTCCTCCTTCACGCATGTAGGGCtcgacagaaacagagagACAGTAGTTCATTGTGGCGTAGCACTGCAGCTTGTTCTTGGGGTTTTCCCAGCAGTGTTCAATGAGCTTCTGGCAGTCTCCAACGGCATCCTTCATCTGCTGGCAGGTGTCTTCGGACAGAACAGAAGGGTATCCTCCCTCTCCACAAGCCATGGCCTGGAAGTAGGGCACCTGggtctttgtgtctgtgacTCCGTTTCCAATCA from Yarrowia lipolytica chromosome 1D, complete sequence encodes:
- a CDS encoding uncharacterized protein (Compare to YALI0D08052g, similar to uniprot|P00729 Saccharomyces cerevisiae YMR297w PRC1 carboxypeptidase y serine-type protease) produces the protein MRVLYNIVAGLRAVSALRQFEQEPLHQVYDGIKDVARQQVSDGTFRVTDPAELGVDSVKQHSGYFDFEQNNKHLFFWFFESRNDPKTDPVVLWINGGPGCSSIKGMFFEMGSAKVEPELKLVDNPYAWNSNASVIYLDQPVNTGYSYSSDEHRVNSTRQAAKDVHRFLNKFFEVYPEYAELDFHVAGESYAGHYIPAIATEIQSHKEKNYELASVLIGNGVTDTKTQVPYFQAMACGEGGYPSVLSEDTCQQMKDAVGDCQKLIEHCWENPKNKLQCYATMNYCLSVSVEPYMREGGRNAYDIRDVCSKTGCYEDENIAIESYLNDEHVQTVLGVKDIEHVGCRGSVGNEFGLNGDYELPFQYDVADLLDSGLPVLLYSGDKDFRCNWLGNKAWSDKLEWKGAKEYSEAPIKRWHANVDGKDIAAGEVKQSGELTFLRVFDAGHMVPHDQPETSLDMLNRWISGGSFE